In Euphorbia lathyris chromosome 9, ddEupLath1.1, whole genome shotgun sequence, the following are encoded in one genomic region:
- the LOC136207365 gene encoding ribosome assembly protein 1 isoform X2, with translation MSDFETENIRNICILAHVDHGKTTLADHLIAATGGGLIHPKLAGKLRFMDYLDEEQRRAITMKSSSIGLHYKEYSINLIDSPGHMDFCSEVSTAARLSDGALVLVDAVEGVHIQTHAVLRQSWIEKLTPCLVLNKIDRLICELKLSPMEAYTRLLRIVHEVNSIMSTYKSEKYLSDVDSLLAGPSDELGDENLEFIEDDEEDTFQPQKGNVAFVCALDGWGFSICEFAEFYASKLGASSAALRKALWGPRYFIPKTKMIVGKKGVEGVSKARPMFVQFVLEPLWQVYQSAIEPDGNKGLLEKVIKSFNLNVPPRELQNKDPKFVLQAVLSRWLPLSDAILSMVVKCMPDPISAQSFRVSRLLPEREALHDVDSSIIDDAHLVRKSVEICDSNPEAPLVAFVSKMFAVPTKMLPSRGPSGDILNSHIDENGSESEECFLAFARVFSGVLCAGQRVFVLSALYDPLKGESMQKHVQEAELQSLYLMMGQGLKPVASVKAGNVVAIRGLGQHILKSATLSSTRNSWPFSSMAFQVSPTLRVAVEPSDPADMTALLRGLRLLNRADPFVEVTVSSRGENVLSAAGEVHLERCIKDLKDRFAKVSLEVSPPLVSYKETIEGHASNALENLNSLSRTSDYVEKVTPNGRCVVRVQVMKLPPALTKVLDESADILGDIIGGKLSQSNRDVKAQKTSIIQEDNPVEVLKKRIMDAVESEISSWNDNDKDRAEKYKKKWQKFVKNIWALGPRHVGPNILFTPDLKKKSDDFSVLIGGSPHVSEKLGLLDDSSDNDMVGDTTVEGTRGLYMKAETLQNSVVTGFQLATDAGPLCEEPMWGVAFVVEVSISPPAEQSGESESIQQFERDVIFTGQVMAAVKDACRAALLQNKPRLVEAMYFCELNTPTEYLGAMYAVLNRKRARVLKEEMQEGSPLFTVHAYVPVSESFGFADELRRWTSGAASALLVLSHWEELSEDPFFVPKTEEEIEEFGDGASVLPNTARKLIDAVRRQKGLPVEEKVVQHATKQRTRARKVISLAFRLIPQGNAILDCSPIAAAGHVIPQSYVPISVSQFMDDLSAEEDVMCSQPDNNY, from the exons ATGAGTGATTTCGAAACGGAAAATATTCGAAACATATGCATATTAGCACATGTTGATCATGGAAAAACTACTCTTGCTGACCACTTGATTGCTGCCACTGGTGGTGGTTTGATTCACCCAAAATTAGCTGGAAAACTTAGGTTTATGGATTATCTTGATGAGGAACAGAGGCGTGCAATAACAATGAAGAGTTCATCAATAGGTCTTCATTATAAAGAATATTCGATAAACCTCATAGATTCTCCTGGCCATATGGATTTTTGTAGTGAGGTTTCTACTGCTGCAAGATTGAGTGATGGGGCATTGGTTTTGGTTGATGCTGTTGAGGGGGTTCATATACAGACTCATGCTGTATTGAGGCAATCTTGGATTGAGAAGCTCACTCCATGTTTGGTTCTTAATAAGATTGATAGGTTGATTTGTGAGTTGAAGTTAAGTCCCATGGAAGCTTATACCCGGTTGTTGAGGATTGTTCATGAGGTAAATAGTATAATGAGTACATATAAGTCAGAAAAGTATTTATCTGATGTTGATTCATTACTTGCTGGGCCATCTGATGAATTGGGTGATGAAAATCTCGAGTTTATAGAGGATGATGAAGAGGATACTTTTCAACCGCAGAAGGGGAATGTAGCATTTGTTTGTGCATTAGATGGGTGGGGGTTTTCTATTTGCGAGTTTGCTGAATTTTATGCTTCAAAACTTGGAGCAAGCTCAGCTGCATTGCGGAAAGCTCTATGGGGTCCTAGGTATTTCATTCCCAAGACTAAAATGATTGTAGGGAAGAAAGGAGTTGAAGGAGTAAGTAAGGCTCGACCGATGTTCGTTCAGTTTGTGCTTGAGCCACTGTGGCAGGTTTATCAGTCAGCCATAGAGCCTGATGGGAATAAAGGGTTACTCGAGAAAGTCATTAAGTCATTTAATTTGAATGTGCCACCTCGTGAACTTCAGAATAAGGATCCTAAGTTTGTGCTTCAAGCTGTCTTGAGCCGCTGGCTTCCTTTGTCAGATGCAATTTTGTCGATGGTTGTAAAGTGCATGCCAGACCCAATTTCTGCCCAGTCTTTCCGAGTTTCACGACTGCTTCCCGAGAGAGAGGCTTTACATGATGTTGACTCGAGCATTATTGATGATGCCCACCTTGTGAGAAAATCAGTTGAGATTTGTGATTCCAACCCTGAAGCACCTTTGGTTGCCTTTGTATCCAAGATGTTTGCTGTACCGACAAAGATGCTACCTTCAAGGGGTCCGAGTGGGGATATTTTGAACAGTCATATTGATGAAAATGGGAGTGAATCTGAAGAATGTTTCCTTGCATTTGCAAGAGTTTTTAGTGGGGTTTTATGTGCAGGACAACGAGTGTTTGTGCTTTCAGCATTATATGATCCATTAAAGGGAGAGTCAATGCAGAAGCATGTGCAGGAGGCCGAGTTGCAGTCATTGTATCTCATGATGGGTCAAGGTTTGAAACCAGTAGCCTCTGTCAAAGCAGGGAATGTCGTGGCAATCAGAGGCCTTGGCCAACATATTTTAAAAAGTGCTACTCTTTCATCAACAAGAAACTCTTGGCCTTTCTCCAGTATGGCATTTCAGGTTTCCCCAACTCTAAGAGTTGCAGTTGAACCTTCTGATCCTGCAGACATGACTGCTTTGCTGAGAGGCCTGAGGCTTTTGAACAGGGCAGATCCGTTTGTAGAGGTCACGGTTTCttctagaggtgagaatgttcTTTCTGCTGCTGGAGAAGTTCACTTGGAGAGGTGCATAAAGGATTTGAAGGACAGATTTGCAAAGGTGAGCCTGGAAGTCTCTCCGCCTCTTGTGTCATATAAGGAGACCATTGAAGGTCATGCATCCAATGCTTTAGAAAATCTGAATTCATTGAGTAGAACCTCAGATTATGTTGAGAAGGTGACACCAAACGGAAGATGTGTTGTTCGGGTTCAAGTCATGAAACTTCCACCTGCACTAACCAAGGTGCTTGATGAAAGTGCTGATATACTTGGAGATATTATCGGTGGCAAGCTGTCGCAATCTAATAGAGATGTCAAGGCACAGAAAACAAGCATTATACAAGAGGACAATCCTGTAGAAGTGCTAAAAAAACGGATAATGGATGCTGTAGAAAGTGAAATTTCTTCATGGAATGACAATGACAAGGATCGAGCTgagaaatacaaaaagaaatggCAAAAATTTGTTAAGAATATATGGGCACTTGGTCCTAGACATGTAGGTCCTAACATCCTCTTCACTCcggatttgaaaaaaaagagTGACGATTTCTCAGTTCTTATTGGGGGTTCACCTCATGTTTCTGAAAAATTGGGCTTGCTGGATGACTCTAGTGACAATGATATGGTTGGTGATACTACCGTTGAAGGCACGCGGGGATTATACATGAAAGCAGAGACTCTTCAGAATAGTGTAGTGACTGGGTTCCAACTTGCAACAGATGCTGGACCTTTATGTGAAGAACCAATGTGGGGAGTAGCTTTTGTTGTTGAGGTTTCCATATCTCCACCAGCTGAACAGTCTGGTGAGTCCGAATCTATTCAGCAGTTTGAGCGTGATGTTATCTTCACGGGACAGGTTATGGCAGCAGTGAAGGATGCTTGTAGAGCAGCTTTACTTCAGAACAAACCCAGGCTTGTTGAAGCAATGTACTTTTGTGAGTTGAACACCCCAACCGAATATCTGGGTGCTATGTATGCAGTGCTTAATCGGAAACGGGCAAGGGTTTTGAAGGAGGAAATGCAGGAAGGGTCTCCACTTTTCACAGTCCACGCATATGTACCTGTTTCCGAGAGCTTTGGTTTTGCTGATGAACTTAGAAGATGGACTTCAGGAGCAGCAAGCGCTCTTCTTGTTCTTAGCCATTGGGAAGAACTTTCCGAGGATCCCTTTTTTGTACCCAAAACAGAAGAGGAAATTGAAGAGTTTGGAGATGGTGCCAGTGTTCTGCCAAATACGGCAAGAAAACTCATTGACGCTGTTCGTAGGCAGAAGGGTCTCCCAGTGGAGGAAAAAGTAGTCCAACATGCCACTAAACAGAGGACACGGGCTCGTAAAGT GATTTCATTGGCATTTAGGCTTATACCACAGGGCAATGCTATATTAGATTGTTCTCCAATTGCAGCAGCTGGTCATGTCATACCCCAAAGTTATGTGCCAATATCTGTTAGTCAGTTTATGGATGATCTCTCTGCTGAGGAGGATGTCATGTGCAGTCAACCTGATAACAATTAT TGA